In the Clupea harengus chromosome 16, Ch_v2.0.2, whole genome shotgun sequence genome, one interval contains:
- the ssbp1 gene encoding single-stranded DNA-binding protein, mitochondrial has protein sequence MFRNASVQILKQFVRHGTTDASFILERSINKVQLLGRVGQDPVMRQVEGRNPVTIFSMATNEMWRSGGEGVGTGADTGDVSQKTTWHRISVFKPGLRDVAYQYVKKGTRVLVEGKLDYGEYVDKNNVRRQATTIIADNIVFLSDNVRDRP, from the exons ATGTTCCGTAACGCATCAGTACAG ATACTGAAACAGTTTGTTCGGCATGGGACAACAGATGCTAGCTTTATATTGGAGAGAT CTATCAATAAGGTGCAGTTGCTCGGGCGGGTGGGGCAGGACCCCGTCATGAGACAGGTGGAGGGCCGGAACCCCGTCACCATCTTCTCCATGGCGACGAACGAGATGTGGCgatctggaggagagggagtgggcaCGGGTGCAGACACAG GAGACGTCAGCCAGAAAACCACGTGGCACAGAATCTCTGTGTTCAAGCCAGGCCTGAGGGATGTGGCCTACCAGTACGTGAAGAAGGG GACACGGGTACTTGTGGAGGGGAAACTGGACTATGGGGAGTATGTGGACAAAAACAACGTCAGACGCCAGGCCACTACCATCATTGCAG atAACATTGTCTTTTTAAGTGACAATGTGCGAGACAGACCGTAA